Below is a window of Halomonas sp. Bachu 37 DNA.
GAAGCGCTCAAGGAAGGCTGGGACTGCTCTTTCGCCTACGTCTTCTGCTCGGTGGCTAATATTCGCAGCTCTACCGACGCTGAGCAGCTACTTGGCCGCGTATTGCGCATGCCTTATGCCCAAAAACGTAAAGCAAAAGCGCTGAATAAATCCTACGCCAAGCTGGTTTCAAAACGCTTTATGGATGCCGCCCACAGCCTTCGCGATAAGCTCATTGATATGGGCTTTGAAGAGAGCGAGGCAGAGGACAATATCGAAGCCGAACAGCTCGGCCTTGATGATGGATTATTTAGACCTCAGCCTCGGCCCACTCCAACGATGAAAGTAGCCATTCAGGCTAGCCAGGAAGAAGCTAGCAAAATGAACACGGCAGTGCCGTCGAAAGTACAAGTGACCTTTGATGAGAGCGGCAAGAGCCATGTGGAAGTGAAGGGCTTCCTCAAGCCCGAAGAAGCCGACACATTGATCAGCTATGCCCCTGAATCGCTTAAACCGCAGCTTCAGCAAAGCATCAACGAGCACCACGCTAAATACCAGCAAGAGATACCGCCCTCACAGAAGGGAGAAACCTTCACGCTGCCCCGCTTGATGGCCTACGTGCAGGGGGAGATGGTATTTGGTGACCCTGATATTCTCATGGAGCAACATGAATGGTCGCTTGCCGACCACCCTGCTCGCTTGGAAGCTTCCGAATTCAGTATCGTGGATACCACGAACACATTTGAAATTGATTTAGACGGCAACCGCGTTACCATTGGCTCTGGCGATGCCGCTGAACAGCTCACCATGAACGTCGAAGTAGACGACTGGACGCCAAACAGCCTAGTGCAATGGCTAGATCGCAAAATACGTACACCGTGGCTGAGCCAAGCTGAATTACTGGCTTGGCTGAGCGATGTCGTGACCTATTTAACACGTGATCGAGAGCTGAGTTTATCGCAGCTGATGCGCTGCAAATTTATTCTCGCTCGCAAGCTGTCTGAAAAAATTCAGGGCTTCCGTCAAGCAGAGCGCGAGAAAGTCTACCAAGCCAACCTGTTCGGGCCAGACGCCCATATTGAGGTCTCCTTCGACCAAGGCTTTACCTTTTTCGATGAGATGTACGCAGGCGTTCCGAAATATCACGGTACCTACCGCTTCAAAAAGCACTTCATGGGGCCTGACGCTGTGCCCGTCTTTGATTCCAAAAAGGTCAATGGGGAGGAAGAACAGTGTGCCTTCATGATCGATTCGCACCCGAGGGTAAAATACTGGACACGTAACGTCAGTAGGCATCCAAATTCGTTCTCGCTACCGACCTCCACAGACAAATTCTATCCAGACTTTGTCGCTCTGCTCGACGATAACCGACTGCTTGTCGTGGAATACAAAGGCAAGGACCGCACACCTGAGGAAAACCGCGATTCACGCGAGAAAAACCTCATTGGCCAGCAGTGGGCAAAAGCTTCCGATGGTAAAGCTGTCTTTGTAATGACCACTATTGAAAAAGGGGATCCGAAGGAAGTGCGCGTAGCGATTGATAGCATTCTGCATCAGTAACAAAAGTAACCCTATTCTTTTTCGATACCTTTTTCGTCACGCTCTAAGTAGCGTGACAGCTCCTTCTCATTACGCTACCCTC
It encodes the following:
- a CDS encoding DEAD/DEAH box helicase codes for the protein MVVGTVQTLRVSNTDGRKVYAHNEEMEPHFSAVSPQTPGLEHTEKGKIKFSFANLMHLHQPLVIMDEAHKAGSKLSQEVYERINPTALIEFTATPKGFNNLLHSVTAQELKDEEMIKMPVVLDEAETWQGAVNSAILKRAELQEHAERDREAYIRPIVLFQAQKKGEEVTVEVLKQHLIDNENIDPSKIAVATGAQRELDGINLFKPDCPIEYVITIEALKEGWDCSFAYVFCSVANIRSSTDAEQLLGRVLRMPYAQKRKAKALNKSYAKLVSKRFMDAAHSLRDKLIDMGFEESEAEDNIEAEQLGLDDGLFRPQPRPTPTMKVAIQASQEEASKMNTAVPSKVQVTFDESGKSHVEVKGFLKPEEADTLISYAPESLKPQLQQSINEHHAKYQQEIPPSQKGETFTLPRLMAYVQGEMVFGDPDILMEQHEWSLADHPARLEASEFSIVDTTNTFEIDLDGNRVTIGSGDAAEQLTMNVEVDDWTPNSLVQWLDRKIRTPWLSQAELLAWLSDVVTYLTRDRELSLSQLMRCKFILARKLSEKIQGFRQAEREKVYQANLFGPDAHIEVSFDQGFTFFDEMYAGVPKYHGTYRFKKHFMGPDAVPVFDSKKVNGEEEQCAFMIDSHPRVKYWTRNVSRHPNSFSLPTSTDKFYPDFVALLDDNRLLVVEYKGKDRTPEENRDSREKNLIGQQWAKASDGKAVFVMTTIEKGDPKEVRVAIDSILHQ